From the Candidatus Binatia bacterium genome, one window contains:
- a CDS encoding rhomboid family intramembrane serine protease yields MFPLRDDNPTLTTPVVTWLLVALNVAAWILLQGAGAEPMLGKSVCRLGLIPGELLGLARNGARFHVGPHMVCVIDHASANVLSPLTSMFVHGGWFHLIGNMWFLWIFGDNVEDVMGRGRFVVFYLLSGLAAAAAQTFADPASTLPMVGASGAIGGVMGAYASLYPRARVDMLVVLGFYVTRVAVPAIFLLGYWFLIQILGGIPSLAAEGGGVAFAAHVGGFLGGFLLSFLFRNPRLVEEHRILAGSRPL; encoded by the coding sequence GTGTTCCCGCTTCGTGACGACAATCCCACGCTGACGACACCGGTGGTGACCTGGCTGCTGGTCGCGCTCAACGTCGCCGCGTGGATCCTGCTGCAGGGCGCAGGCGCGGAGCCGATGCTCGGAAAATCGGTGTGCCGTCTCGGGCTGATTCCGGGCGAGCTGCTCGGGCTGGCCCGCAACGGAGCACGGTTTCACGTCGGTCCGCACATGGTCTGCGTCATCGACCACGCTTCGGCCAACGTGCTGTCGCCGCTCACGTCGATGTTCGTTCACGGAGGCTGGTTCCACCTGATCGGCAACATGTGGTTCCTGTGGATCTTCGGTGACAACGTCGAAGACGTGATGGGTCGGGGCCGCTTCGTCGTCTTCTACCTGCTGAGCGGCCTTGCCGCCGCCGCCGCCCAGACGTTTGCGGATCCTGCGAGCACCCTGCCGATGGTCGGTGCCTCCGGGGCAATCGGCGGCGTCATGGGTGCCTATGCGTCGCTGTATCCTCGCGCGCGCGTCGACATGCTGGTCGTGCTCGGATTTTACGTCACGCGTGTGGCCGTCCCGGCGATTTTCCTGCTCGGCTACTGGTTCCTGATCCAGATCCTCGGCGGGATTCCGTCGCTCGCGGCCGAAGGCGGCGGCGTGGCGTTCGCGGCCCATGTCGGCGGCTTTCTCGGCGGCTTCCTGCTGTCGTTCCTGTTCCGCAATCCTCGCCTCGTCGAAGAGCATCGCATCCTGGCCGGGAGCCGACCGCTTTGA